The Streptomyces sp. NBC_01275 genome has a segment encoding these proteins:
- a CDS encoding tetratricopeptide repeat protein gives MRNGHRAEAEGLLARAVEEEVRRSGGRADRQVLMTRARGEWEAMARTAAEEYEAYARALEETEAGRVSFGQRYARETGGRTPLLVAGVAAVTTAVADLALGTGPGTAIGAGVAVGVVGAAATVVKVAGSHLPAAHHRAGKAGQPGGPEQLRLQWLTALEVRGIRPFLDQQRMISAATGPTAGTAARANKQGPRLRGADKSAAARGRTALEQSYGQLPDPDGPFAGRRAELARIRQWVQAARAGTETRPTVVVLYGDPGSGRSALAVRAAHELRDQFRGACLVDLRGDSAQETPLPTRDALLHLLNRLGAPREQLLFRERSSPDQQVKRLGELYQQHLHGLPVTVVLDDASDPEQVRALVPERSESLVLVTARTPLRLPAELSALVHELPVRPLEAAGAEELLGAVARDASGPYDAESADRITLLCGGLPLALRVAGSSLGPRSPRALAADLGAYGPVEPVERALWLRYTDQPDVTRRLLRRLALAGRASLGAAAAAALLATDRAEATRHLAALADAGLVDRVRGDRYRLHDLVRAFAQARLLDEEEPAERAAAQERLIVSHAELADSVLRLVDGNMSTRSDRFTPHGFTSLDEALRWLDDESSFITATLRQAEGVNQTAVLSLLGALCDYCLLRGDLYRLGEISELAQSLGQDLLVRSVQWRTGIAARQLGELDKARTTLSSVVDLYLQAHHDAGAARALCSLGITLHHQGQLTEAAAKLREAMDLQAAPELATDRAWTMHALAAVERDRARLAEALDLLTRSLVLHREGGSVHGEAWAHFQLGQLHLRRGDVPAAQDALRQALDLYGRTRDARGEAWALTQLARARLIAGDPSPAAESLRQAAARHRDNEDARGEAWTVYYLGLALEETGDLDRAVRELERSRSLFSRLRDVYGLACARHHSARVTRDQRAAQTGSLRNSGFARQLLVDARADFQRIGVAHGEAWTCLELAIVEAGNARTQQALALCDEAAGLFASYGDRRGDDWARFLRCTLLPYASPGGVEVGTAVAQEELTQLGRSPHPLRDAGLTAYIRAYELLLERGVRLESGWQAWRLGMVPGRRAREVMGVVVDRG, from the coding sequence ATGCGGAACGGTCATCGGGCGGAAGCCGAGGGGCTGTTGGCACGGGCCGTGGAGGAGGAGGTGCGGCGCTCGGGCGGCCGCGCCGACCGGCAGGTGCTGATGACCCGGGCGCGCGGCGAGTGGGAGGCGATGGCGCGGACCGCCGCCGAGGAGTACGAGGCGTACGCGCGCGCCCTGGAGGAGACGGAGGCCGGACGGGTCAGCTTCGGGCAGCGCTACGCGCGCGAGACCGGTGGGCGAACTCCCTTGCTGGTGGCGGGCGTTGCCGCGGTCACGACCGCGGTCGCCGACCTCGCGCTGGGCACGGGCCCGGGCACGGCCATCGGAGCGGGGGTCGCCGTCGGGGTCGTCGGGGCCGCGGCGACCGTGGTGAAGGTGGCCGGGTCGCATCTGCCCGCCGCCCACCACCGGGCCGGCAAGGCCGGCCAGCCCGGCGGCCCCGAGCAGCTGCGGCTGCAGTGGCTGACGGCGCTGGAGGTACGGGGCATCCGGCCGTTCCTGGACCAGCAGCGGATGATCAGCGCGGCGACCGGCCCGACGGCCGGCACCGCGGCCCGCGCGAACAAGCAGGGGCCGCGGCTGCGCGGCGCGGACAAGAGCGCGGCGGCCCGCGGACGGACGGCGCTGGAACAGTCGTACGGCCAACTGCCCGACCCGGACGGTCCGTTCGCCGGACGTCGGGCGGAGCTGGCGCGGATCCGGCAGTGGGTGCAGGCGGCACGGGCCGGCACCGAGACCCGGCCCACGGTCGTCGTGCTCTACGGGGATCCGGGCAGCGGTCGCAGCGCGCTCGCCGTACGGGCCGCGCACGAGCTGCGGGACCAGTTCCGCGGCGCGTGTCTGGTGGATCTGCGCGGCGACAGCGCCCAGGAGACCCCGCTGCCCACCCGGGACGCCCTGCTGCATCTGCTCAACCGGCTCGGCGCGCCCCGCGAACAGCTCCTCTTCCGGGAGCGCTCATCCCCCGACCAGCAGGTCAAACGGCTCGGCGAGCTGTACCAGCAGCACCTCCACGGTCTGCCGGTCACCGTCGTCCTGGACGACGCCTCCGATCCGGAGCAGGTCCGCGCACTCGTCCCCGAACGCTCCGAAAGCCTGGTCCTGGTCACCGCCCGCACCCCGCTGCGCCTCCCCGCCGAGCTGTCCGCCCTGGTGCACGAGCTGCCGGTGCGGCCGCTGGAGGCGGCGGGCGCGGAGGAGCTGCTGGGCGCGGTCGCGCGGGACGCCTCGGGGCCCTACGACGCCGAGTCCGCCGACCGGATCACCCTGCTGTGCGGCGGGCTGCCGCTGGCGCTGCGCGTCGCGGGCTCCTCGCTGGGCCCGCGCTCGCCACGCGCCCTGGCGGCGGACCTCGGGGCGTACGGCCCGGTGGAGCCCGTCGAGCGCGCGCTGTGGCTGCGCTACACCGACCAGCCGGACGTCACCCGCCGGCTGCTGCGCCGGCTCGCGCTGGCCGGCCGGGCCTCGCTCGGCGCGGCGGCCGCCGCCGCCCTGCTGGCCACGGACCGCGCCGAGGCGACCCGCCATCTCGCCGCGCTCGCCGACGCCGGGCTGGTCGACCGGGTCCGCGGCGACCGCTACCGGCTGCACGACCTGGTCCGCGCCTTCGCCCAGGCCCGCCTCCTGGACGAGGAGGAACCGGCCGAGCGCGCGGCGGCCCAGGAACGACTGATCGTCAGCCACGCCGAGCTCGCCGACTCCGTGCTGCGCCTGGTCGACGGGAACATGTCGACCCGCTCGGACCGCTTCACCCCGCACGGCTTCACCTCCCTCGACGAGGCGCTGCGCTGGCTGGACGACGAGTCGAGCTTCATCACGGCGACCCTGCGCCAGGCGGAGGGCGTGAACCAGACGGCCGTGCTCAGTCTGCTCGGCGCGCTGTGCGACTACTGCCTGCTGCGCGGCGACCTCTACCGCCTCGGCGAGATCAGCGAGCTGGCCCAGTCGCTCGGCCAGGACCTGCTGGTGCGGTCCGTGCAGTGGCGCACGGGGATCGCGGCCCGGCAGCTGGGCGAGCTCGACAAGGCCCGCACCACGCTCAGCTCGGTCGTCGACCTCTACCTCCAGGCCCATCACGACGCCGGCGCGGCCCGCGCCCTGTGCTCGCTGGGCATCACCCTGCACCACCAGGGGCAGCTCACGGAGGCGGCGGCGAAGCTGCGGGAGGCGATGGACCTCCAGGCCGCGCCCGAGCTGGCGACGGACCGCGCGTGGACGATGCACGCGCTGGCCGCGGTGGAACGGGACCGGGCCCGCCTCGCCGAGGCCCTGGACCTGCTCACCCGTTCCCTGGTGCTGCACCGCGAGGGCGGTTCCGTGCACGGCGAGGCATGGGCGCACTTCCAGCTGGGCCAGCTGCATCTGCGCCGCGGCGACGTCCCCGCCGCGCAGGACGCCCTGCGCCAGGCCCTCGATCTGTACGGCCGCACCCGCGACGCCCGCGGCGAGGCGTGGGCGCTGACGCAGCTGGCCCGGGCGCGGCTGATCGCCGGCGATCCCTCCCCGGCCGCGGAGAGCCTGCGCCAGGCGGCCGCCCGGCACCGCGACAACGAGGACGCGCGCGGCGAGGCCTGGACGGTGTACTACCTGGGCCTGGCCCTGGAGGAGACCGGCGACCTGGACCGGGCCGTGCGCGAGCTGGAACGCTCCCGCTCGCTCTTCTCCCGGCTGCGTGACGTCTACGGCCTGGCCTGCGCCCGGCACCACTCGGCCCGGGTGACCCGCGACCAGCGCGCCGCCCAGACCGGTTCGCTGCGCAACTCCGGCTTCGCCCGCCAGCTCCTGGTCGACGCCCGCGCCGACTTCCAGCGCATCGGCGTCGCCCACGGCGAGGCCTGGACCTGCCTGGAACTCGCGATCGTCGAGGCGGGCAACGCCCGCACCCAGCAGGCGCTGGCCCTGTGCGACGAGGCAGCGGGCCTGTTCGCCTCCTACGGCGACCGCCGCGGCGACGACTGGGCCCGCTTCCTGCGCTGCACCCTCCTGCCCTACGCCTCCCCGGGCGGGGTGGAGGTCGGCACGGCCGTCGCCCAGGAGGAGCTGACCCAGCTCGGCCGCTCCCCCCACCCCCTGCGCGACGCCGGGCTCACCGCGTACATCCGCGCCTACGAACTGCTGCTGGAGCGCGGCGTACGCCTGGAGTCGGGCTGGCAGGCCTGGCGTCTGGGCATGGTCCCGGGAAGGCGTGCCCGCGAGGTGATGGGGGTCGTGGTGGACCGGGGGTAG
- the mca gene encoding mycothiol conjugate amidase Mca → MAVHAHPDDESSKGAATMAKYVSEGVDVLVVTCTGGERGSILNPKLQGDKYIEEHIHEVRKKEMDEAREILGVKQEWLGFVDSGLPEGDPLPPLPEGCFALEDVDKAAGELVKQIRAFRPQAITTYDENGGYPHPDHIMTHKISMVAFEGADDAEKYPEAEFGPVYRPLKLYYNQGFNRPRTEALHHALLERGLESPYGEWLKRWEEFGQKERTLTTHVPCAEFYEIRDKALIAHATQIDPDGGWFRVPMEIQKEVWPTEEYELAKSRVDTSLPEDDLFAGIRDNA, encoded by the coding sequence ATGGCCGTTCACGCGCACCCCGACGACGAGTCGAGCAAGGGCGCGGCCACCATGGCGAAGTACGTGTCCGAGGGGGTGGACGTGCTGGTCGTGACCTGCACGGGAGGGGAGCGCGGCTCCATCCTCAATCCCAAGCTGCAGGGCGACAAGTACATCGAGGAGCACATCCACGAGGTGCGCAAGAAGGAGATGGACGAGGCCCGCGAGATCCTCGGCGTCAAGCAGGAGTGGCTCGGCTTCGTCGACTCCGGGCTGCCCGAGGGCGACCCGCTGCCGCCGCTGCCCGAGGGCTGCTTCGCGCTGGAGGACGTCGACAAGGCGGCCGGCGAGCTGGTGAAGCAGATCCGCGCCTTCCGTCCCCAGGCGATCACCACCTACGACGAGAACGGCGGCTATCCGCACCCCGACCACATCATGACGCACAAGATCTCGATGGTGGCGTTCGAGGGCGCGGACGACGCCGAGAAGTACCCCGAGGCCGAGTTCGGTCCGGTGTACCGGCCGCTGAAGCTGTACTACAACCAGGGCTTCAACCGGCCGCGCACCGAGGCGCTGCACCACGCGCTGCTCGAGCGCGGCCTGGAGTCCCCCTACGGGGAGTGGCTCAAGCGCTGGGAGGAGTTCGGGCAGAAGGAGCGCACCCTCACCACGCATGTGCCGTGCGCCGAGTTCTACGAGATCCGTGACAAGGCGCTGATCGCCCACGCCACGCAGATCGACCCCGACGGCGGCTGGTTCCGGGTCCCGATGGAGATCCAGAAGGAGGTCTGGCCCACGGAGGAGTACGAGCTCGCGAAGTCCCGCGTGGATACCTCCCTCCCCGAGGACGACCTCTTTGCGGGCATCCGCGACAATGCCTGA